In Gossypium raimondii isolate GPD5lz chromosome 12, ASM2569854v1, whole genome shotgun sequence, a single window of DNA contains:
- the LOC105763482 gene encoding pentatricopeptide repeat-containing protein At3g49710, with protein sequence MTQIPWTIQNFRNLLKTCISHRNILTGKSLHTLYIKSLIPSSTYLSNHFILLYSRCGLLATAHNAFFQTQHPNTFSFNAIIAAYAKESLPSVAHNLFDQIPHPDLVSYNTLISAYADCGRTEPALELFKKMRDLCFDMDGFTLSGVITASLNDVCLIRQVHCFVVFCGFDSYASVNNALLSCYSKEGFLREAKRVFYEMGECKDEVSWNSMIVAYGQHKEGARALALFQEMVRRGFDVDMFTLASVLTAFTSLEDLLGGFQFHALLIKTGFHQNAHVASGLIDLYSKCGAGMLDCGKVFEEVSGPDLVLWNTMISGYSLHEELSEEALKCFRAMRRIGYRPDDCSFVNVISACSNLSSPSQGRQIHALAIKSEVPNQIQVHNALIAMYSKCGNLPDGRRVFDKMPEHNSVSLNSMIAGYAQHGIGTESLILFDHMLERNISPTSITFISVLSACAHTGKVEEGQKYFKIMKEKFGIEPEVEHYSCMIDLFGRAGKLHEAEKLINTMPFNPGSIGWAAMLGASKIHGNMELASKAANKLLQLEPSNAVPYVMLANMYASSGEWEEAAMVRKLMRDRGVRKKPGCSWIEVNKRIHVFVAEDISHPMIKEIYKYLEEMGRKIRLAGYVSDLRWSLVKEDEIEAGEKEIKLRHHSEKLAVAYGLLSTKDGEPILVIKNLRICGDCHNAIKFMSAVSGREITVRDTHRFHCFKDGQCSCGDYW encoded by the coding sequence atgACCCAAATCCCATGGACCATCCAAAACTTCCGCAACCTATTGAAAACATGCATAAGCCACAGAAACATTTTAACAGGCAAATCCCTCCACACTCTTTACATCAAATCCCTCATTCCTTCGTCAACGTACCTTTCCAATCATTTCATCCTCCTCTACTCCAGATGCGGCCTTTTAGCCACTGCCCACAACGCCTTTTTCCAAACCCAACATCCCAATACCTTCTCTTTCAACGCCATCATCGCTGCCTACGCCAAGGAATCACTCCCTTCCGTTGCCCACAACCTGTTCGATCAGATTCCTCACCCAGACCTTGTTTCTTATAATACTCTCATTTCCGCTTATGCGGATTGTGGTCGGACTGAACCTGCATTGGAATTGTTTAAGAAAATGAGAGACTTGTGTTTTGACATGGATGGCTTTACTTTATCTGGGGTCATCACGGCTAGTTTGAATGACGTGTGTTTGATTAGACAGGTGCATTGCTTTGTTGTTTTTTGTGGGTTTGATTCTTATGCTTCGGTCAACAATGCGTTGCTTTCCTGTTACAGCAAAGAGGGATTTTTAAGGGAAGCAAAGCGGGTGTTTTATGAGATGGGAGAGTGTAAAGATGAAGTGTCTTGGAACTCCATGATCGTGGCCTATGGGCAGCATAAAGAGGGTGCAAGAGCACTGGCATTGTTTCAGGAAATGGTTAGGAGAGGGTtcgatgttgatatgtttactTTGGCTAGTGTTTTGACAGCGTTTACAAGTTTAGAGGACCTGTTAGGAGGATTTCAGTTTCATGCTCTGTTGATCAAGACTGGCTTTCATCAAAATGCTCATGTCGCCAGTGGTTTGATTGATTTGTATTCGAAATGTGGAGCTGGCATGTTGGATTGTGGGAAAGTTTTTGAAGAGGTTTCGGGACCGGATTTGGTTCTTTGGAACACTATGATTTCGGGGTATTCCTTGCACGAAGAACTCTCTGAGGAGGCTCTCAAGTGTTTCCGAGCGATGCGGCGTATCGGATATCGCCCTGATGATTGTAGCTTTGTAAATGTAATTAGTGCATGCTCCAATTTGTCATCGCCTTCTCAGGGAAGACAGATTCATGCACTGGCAATCAAATCTGAAGTCCCTAATCAAATTCAAGTCCATAATGCCCTGATTGCTATGTACTCAAAATGTGGAAACCTTCCTGATGGAAGACGGGTATTTGATAAGATGCCGGAGCATAATTCGGTCTCTTTGAATTCAATGATTGCTGGTTATGCACAACATGGGATTGGAACGGAGTCCTTAATTCTTTTCGACCACATGCTGGAACGAAATATTTCCCCTACAAGTATAACCTTCATCTCTGTCCTCTCAGCGTGTGCTCATACAGGAAAAGTTGAGGAGGGTCAGAAGTACTTCAAGATTATGAAAGAGAAGTTTGGAATTGAACCAGAAGTGGAACACTATTCATGCATGATCGATCTGTTTGGTCGAGCAGGCAAGCTACATGAAGCTGAGAAACTCATAAACACTATGCCATTTAACCCAGGTTCAATTGGTTGGGCTGCAATGCTTGGTGCATCTAAAATACATGGGAACATGGAACTAGCATCAAAGGCAGCAAACAAGCTTCTTCAACTGGAACCTTCAAATGCTGTACCTTATGTCATGCTTGCAAACATGTATGCCAGCAGCGGCGAATGGGAAGAAGCGGCTATGGTTAGAAAGCTTATGCGCGACAGAGGTGTGAGGAAGAAACCAGGTTGTAGTTGGATAGAGGTGAATAAAAGAATTCATGTGTTTGTGGCCGAAGATATTTCGCACCCAATGATCAAAGAGATTTACAAGTACTTGGAGGAGATGGGAAGGAAGATCAGGTTAGCTGGGTATGTTTCGGATCTGCGGTGGAGTTTAGTTAAGGAGGACGAGATAGAAGCCGGAGAGAAGGAGATAAAGTTAAGGCATCATAGCGAGAAGTTGGCAGTTGCATACGGGCTACTGTCCACAAAAGATGGGGAGCCTATACTTGTGATTAAAAACCTGAGGATATGTGGAGATTGCCATAACGCAATCAAGTTTATGTCTGCTGTTTCAGGGAGGGAAATCACTGTAAGGGATACCCATAGGTTCCATTGCTTCAAGGACGGGCAGTGCTCTTGTGGAGATTATTGGTAA